The following proteins are co-located in the Piscirickettsia litoralis genome:
- a CDS encoding 2OG-Fe(II) oxygenase family protein has translation MKQVRIVDCQSENAAKDFALSLRETGFAVVKNHGVPFELVQAVYDEWLAFFKTEAKHQYLFDREKQDGYFPPEVSETAKGHTEKDIKEYYHIYSWGRYPEGLSNKAHELCQRSTELAVTLLNWLEGETPAEIREKLSESFASMIENSDNVLQRILHYPPMTGSEEPGAIRAAAHGDINLLTVLPSSNEPGLQVKPIGSDWLDVPCEPETIVINAGDMLEEATAGYYPSTLHRVINPTGERSANSRLTAPLFLHPRSEVVLSERHTAKSYLDERLKELGVK, from the coding sequence ATGAAACAAGTGCGTATTGTTGATTGCCAGTCAGAGAATGCAGCGAAAGATTTTGCGCTCTCTTTGCGTGAGACTGGTTTTGCTGTGGTGAAAAACCACGGAGTTCCCTTTGAGCTGGTTCAAGCCGTTTATGATGAATGGCTCGCTTTTTTTAAAACAGAGGCGAAGCATCAATATTTATTTGATCGTGAAAAGCAAGATGGTTATTTTCCGCCAGAAGTCTCTGAAACGGCGAAAGGTCATACTGAAAAAGACATTAAAGAGTATTATCATATTTATTCATGGGGGCGTTATCCAGAGGGCTTATCTAATAAAGCTCATGAATTATGCCAGCGTTCGACTGAACTTGCTGTTACGTTATTAAATTGGTTAGAAGGCGAAACGCCTGCTGAAATTCGTGAGAAGCTTTCAGAGTCGTTTGCTAGCATGATTGAGAATAGTGATAATGTTCTACAGCGTATTTTACACTATCCACCGATGACCGGCAGTGAAGAGCCGGGGGCTATTCGAGCTGCAGCGCATGGTGATATTAATTTATTAACAGTATTACCTTCATCGAATGAGCCAGGCTTGCAGGTAAAACCGATTGGTTCTGATTGGCTGGATGTTCCTTGTGAGCCGGAAACCATTGTGATCAATGCGGGTGATATGTTAGAAGAGGCAACCGCTGGCTATTATCCCTCAACCTTGCATCGTGTGATTAACCCGACGGGGGAGCGTTCAGCAAACTCACGCCTGACGGCGCCGTTATTTTTACATCCGCGTTCAGAAGTGGTTCTTTCAGAACGGCATACGGCAAAAAGTTATTTAGATGAGCGCTTAAAAGAGCTCGGTGTAAAATAA
- a CDS encoding GNAT family N-acetyltransferase, giving the protein MTEEFKIKTATVGDVPVILQFIKELAEYERMSDDVVATDALLTKNLFGKNSYAEVIIGYYRDEPVGFALFFHNFSTFLAKPGIYLEDLYVQPQLRGKGFGKILLNYITELARKRDCGRVEWSVLDWNEPSIQFYKKLGAKPMDEWTVYRLEENLL; this is encoded by the coding sequence ATGACAGAAGAGTTTAAGATTAAGACAGCAACGGTCGGTGATGTCCCTGTAATTTTGCAGTTCATTAAAGAGTTGGCTGAATATGAGAGAATGTCCGATGATGTTGTTGCAACAGACGCTCTGCTCACTAAAAATTTATTTGGCAAAAATAGCTATGCTGAGGTAATTATTGGATATTATCGTGATGAACCTGTGGGTTTTGCCTTATTTTTTCATAACTTTTCGACATTTTTAGCAAAGCCTGGTATTTATTTAGAAGATTTATATGTTCAGCCTCAGCTGCGTGGCAAAGGGTTTGGTAAAATCTTACTAAACTATATTACTGAATTGGCGCGCAAGCGTGATTGTGGCCGTGTTGAATGGTCAGTATTGGATTGGAATGAGCCGAGTATTCAATTTTATAAAAAGCTCGGAGCTAAACCGATGGATGAATGGACGGTTTATCGTTTAGAAGAAAATTTGCTTTGA
- a CDS encoding DUF4402 domain-containing protein — protein sequence MKKFIFAIGLLMTSSVFALGDTNISMNASAEIITPITLQVAPLEFGTLVKPQSGRTDYQATALLEISGEKQQTVKITIPNRMNIVNGSDSLRVNLSIPTTQKRLNNQGEASLNITGSLRVAANTKAGDYTGSATITASYL from the coding sequence ATGAAAAAGTTTATCTTTGCTATTGGATTACTAATGACTAGTTCAGTTTTTGCATTAGGCGATACCAATATTTCCATGAACGCCTCCGCAGAAATTATTACTCCAATCACCTTACAAGTTGCGCCACTTGAGTTTGGTACACTCGTCAAACCTCAATCAGGTCGAACCGACTATCAAGCAACCGCCTTGCTTGAAATCAGTGGTGAAAAACAACAAACCGTTAAAATCACCATTCCAAACCGTATGAATATTGTCAATGGTAGCGATAGCCTAAGAGTCAATTTATCAATTCCAACCACACAAAAAAGATTAAACAACCAAGGTGAAGCAAGTCTCAATATCACCGGCTCACTGAGAGTGGCTGCAAACACAAAAGCCGGCGATTATACCGGCTCGGCGACAATTACAGCGTCTTATCTTTGA
- a CDS encoding DUF4402 domain-containing protein → MKKLALTLSSVLALTAAATFSPAIAADRANLTMGAIVITPLNIVQTRAMNFGYIYKPASGSTTKATSALFRVTGEGNANVRISHAPTAVMASGSNRLTVRLTGAGTVRLPASGALNKAINGSVTVASSTAKGRYAGTTVVTASYL, encoded by the coding sequence ATGAAAAAATTAGCACTGACACTATCCTCTGTTCTTGCCCTTACAGCCGCTGCAACCTTTAGCCCTGCTATCGCCGCTGACCGTGCCAACTTGACCATGGGTGCAATCGTCATTACCCCACTGAATATTGTACAAACTCGTGCTATGAACTTTGGCTATATTTATAAGCCAGCCTCAGGCTCGACAACAAAGGCAACATCTGCGCTATTTAGAGTTACAGGTGAAGGCAACGCTAATGTTCGCATTAGTCATGCACCGACAGCCGTTATGGCAAGTGGCTCAAACCGATTGACTGTCCGTCTAACGGGTGCAGGAACCGTTCGCCTGCCGGCAAGTGGTGCATTGAATAAAGCAATTAATGGCTCTGTTACTGTTGCGAGCTCAACAGCAAAAGGCCGTTATGCAGGCACCACTGTTGTTACTGCCAGTTATCTCTAG
- the ftsX gene encoding permease-like cell division protein FtsX, with the protein MTKRTKSSQQYQPQSNGLWQWCKFQLVACKLSLAKLAEHPWGFIITNCVIALGLSLPVMLFLLLKNISPLQSSLTGTTQISVFTKTNASAQQIEALGNQLEKNPNLKRIDYIGPKEALAEFKAFSSFQLAIESLAENPLPGVYVVEPQDHFIEQHQLTRLAKQLSQLDHVESIQLDLAWAERLMRFATLSKRIFFSVSLLLGLALTLIIYNSLRLLLNQSRDEIRIMAILGGTRAFIQRPYLYLGAFYGFTSALLSLLIIQLTYWWLKSPADSFSSLYYSQMGLQNINILEALILLIISVLLSLASAWLTTRHYLKKLQLC; encoded by the coding sequence GTGACGAAAAGAACCAAATCAAGCCAGCAATATCAGCCTCAGAGTAACGGGCTTTGGCAATGGTGCAAATTCCAGCTTGTTGCCTGCAAGCTTAGTCTTGCTAAGCTTGCCGAACACCCTTGGGGCTTTATTATTACCAACTGTGTTATTGCGCTAGGTTTAAGTTTGCCGGTTATGTTGTTTTTATTGTTGAAAAATATCAGTCCATTACAAAGCTCTCTCACTGGCACCACACAAATTTCCGTTTTTACCAAAACAAATGCAAGTGCGCAACAAATTGAAGCTTTAGGCAATCAATTAGAGAAAAATCCAAATCTAAAACGCATTGACTATATCGGACCTAAAGAAGCACTTGCAGAATTTAAAGCTTTTTCCAGTTTTCAGCTTGCCATTGAATCACTCGCAGAAAACCCATTGCCAGGGGTGTATGTCGTTGAACCCCAAGATCACTTTATCGAACAACACCAGCTTACTCGTTTAGCCAAACAACTTTCTCAGCTCGATCATGTCGAATCTATTCAATTAGACCTCGCCTGGGCCGAACGCCTAATGCGTTTTGCAACACTCAGTAAACGTATATTTTTTAGCGTGAGCTTATTATTGGGTCTCGCTTTAACTTTGATTATCTATAACAGTTTAAGATTGCTGCTCAATCAAAGTCGTGATGAAATTCGCATTATGGCGATTTTAGGCGGCACCCGAGCTTTTATCCAGCGCCCGTATCTCTATTTAGGTGCATTTTACGGCTTTACTAGCGCACTATTAAGTCTACTGATTATCCAATTAACTTATTGGTGGTTAAAATCCCCAGCAGACTCTTTTTCCAGCCTCTATTATAGCCAAATGGGCCTGCAAAATATTAATATTTTAGAAGCTTTAATCTTACTCATCATCAGCGTACTGTTAAGTTTAGCCAGTGCCTGGCTCACCACCCGACACTACCTAAAAAAATTACAGTTATGCTAA
- a CDS encoding cell division ATP-binding protein FtsE, with protein sequence MIEFHQVSKIYPGKRVGLNKVSFKLAQGELAFLTGHSGAGKSTLLKLIAHIELPTLGEIIVDKRNVARIPHRDLPFYRRKLGMILQDPILLYDRSVFHNVALPLIMAGINHKELKARVGAALSHVGMSKKSQLMPRELSAGEQQRINIARTLANMPSIILADEPTGNLDPELARSIMQLFYTLSQTGVTIIIASHDIDLVREHQQRILHLEQGALVSDEKNQIKPAISASE encoded by the coding sequence ATGATCGAGTTTCATCAAGTGAGCAAGATTTACCCGGGTAAGCGAGTTGGCTTAAATAAAGTCAGCTTCAAGCTCGCTCAAGGTGAACTTGCCTTTCTCACCGGCCATTCTGGTGCCGGCAAAAGCACTCTACTTAAACTCATTGCCCATATCGAACTACCGACCTTAGGCGAAATCATTGTCGATAAGCGCAATGTCGCTCGTATTCCTCATCGTGATCTGCCATTTTATCGCCGTAAGCTTGGAATGATATTGCAAGACCCTATTTTACTTTATGACCGCAGTGTCTTTCATAATGTCGCCCTACCATTAATTATGGCTGGCATTAATCATAAAGAATTAAAGGCCAGGGTAGGTGCTGCTTTAAGTCATGTTGGTATGTCGAAGAAAAGTCAGCTGATGCCGCGTGAGCTTTCAGCAGGAGAGCAGCAACGCATTAATATTGCCAGAACTCTCGCCAATATGCCGAGCATTATTCTTGCTGATGAGCCAACAGGGAACCTAGATCCAGAACTTGCGCGCTCAATCATGCAATTATTTTACACCTTAAGCCAAACAGGCGTGACGATTATTATCGCCTCTCACGACATTGATCTAGTACGAGAGCACCAGCAACGCATACTTCACCTTGAGCAAGGAGCTTTAGTCAGTGACGAAAAGAACCAAATCAAGCCAGCAATATCAGCCTCAGAGTAA
- a CDS encoding GNAT family N-acetyltransferase, with the protein MKVLETNRLILRTWQESDLDKMYQINQDSRVMEFFPAKPDRVATEKFIVGANGQLEKLGYTLYAVELKENREFIGFIGLSLAEFESHFTPAVEIGWRLAFDYWNQGYATEGALAVLEHGFMNLNLEKIVSFTAKLNTRSWRVMKKIGLKYDKKDDFYHPNVDKNDKLCLHVLYRLTQVEYLKLKGCDRNRWSYE; encoded by the coding sequence ATGAAAGTGCTAGAAACAAACCGACTTATCCTGCGCACCTGGCAAGAAAGTGATCTTGATAAAATGTATCAGATTAATCAAGACTCTCGAGTGATGGAGTTTTTTCCTGCTAAGCCTGATAGGGTAGCAACTGAAAAATTTATTGTGGGAGCAAATGGCCAGCTTGAAAAATTAGGCTATACGCTTTATGCCGTTGAGTTGAAGGAAAATAGAGAGTTTATTGGCTTTATTGGTTTAAGCCTAGCTGAGTTTGAGTCGCACTTTACTCCTGCAGTTGAAATTGGTTGGCGTTTAGCCTTTGATTATTGGAATCAAGGTTATGCAACGGAGGGAGCGTTGGCTGTATTAGAGCATGGCTTTATGAATTTGAATCTTGAAAAAATCGTTTCTTTTACTGCAAAATTAAATACACGCTCTTGGCGGGTGATGAAAAAAATTGGTTTGAAATATGATAAAAAAGATGATTTCTACCATCCTAATGTCGATAAAAATGACAAACTGTGTTTGCATGTGCTTTATCGATTAACTCAAGTTGAGTATTTAAAGCTGAAAGGTTGTGATCGCAATAGGTGGAGCTATGAGTGA
- a CDS encoding aminoglycoside phosphotransferase family protein, which produces MEAISKNGKEFKHIADWLVAIDKASFDKIPKILLSKAKKLKNNLLGSIKEEIVLHGDLHHDNVIHHKDRWLAIDPKGVLGEREFEVAAFNFIHQSELSQENISELFLYRVDRLANRLNLDSQRIADWVFVRLVLAVCWMVEDNNDPTRFIKLIELYGY; this is translated from the coding sequence TTGGAGGCCATTTCAAAAAATGGTAAAGAATTTAAACATATTGCTGATTGGTTAGTTGCAATTGATAAGGCAAGTTTTGATAAAATACCAAAAATTTTATTGAGTAAAGCAAAAAAATTAAAGAATAATTTATTGGGCTCAATAAAAGAAGAAATTGTTTTGCATGGCGACCTTCATCACGATAACGTGATTCACCATAAGGATCGCTGGTTGGCGATTGACCCGAAAGGTGTGCTTGGTGAGCGCGAATTTGAAGTGGCTGCCTTTAATTTTATTCATCAAAGTGAACTTTCTCAAGAAAATATTAGTGAGTTATTTTTGTATCGTGTTGATCGATTAGCGAACAGACTGAATTTAGACTCTCAGCGCATTGCTGATTGGGTCTTTGTCCGATTGGTTTTGGCAGTATGCTGGATGGTAGAAGATAATAATGATCCGACTCGGTTTATCAAGTTGATTGAGCTTTATGGGTACTAA
- the proB gene encoding glutamate 5-kinase: MRENIIKAAKRVIIKVGTSLLVKDNKLQTYFITHLAQQIVQLRAQGKECVVVTSGAVGLGAELNQKRKTLNRTEQQALAAIGQSRLMQAYDHIFAQNDLMTAQMLVTRDDIQNRHNYVSIANTLKQLINWNITPIINENNAISIEATAIGDNDTLAALIASQAQADLLVLLTSVDGLIDYKNNQVIEVVTNIDKEASELVRQEKTSLGTGGMATKLQAARIVNESGIAMLIANGKQPHVMTDLLQGINIGTLFCPRKKSLYGKKSWIAFGADCKGEIHIDRGAQAAVCQRGKSLLASGVTQVVQNFSRGDTVALFCEGQMIARGIVHYSSSELEQVRGCQVSQIDERFSGELPAEVIHRDNLALL, from the coding sequence ATGCGTGAGAATATTATAAAAGCAGCAAAGCGAGTCATTATTAAAGTTGGAACTTCACTATTGGTTAAAGATAATAAGTTGCAGACTTACTTTATCACTCATTTGGCCCAGCAAATTGTACAGTTAAGAGCACAAGGCAAAGAGTGCGTTGTTGTGACCTCTGGAGCGGTGGGTTTAGGGGCTGAGCTAAATCAAAAGCGCAAAACGCTTAATCGAACAGAACAGCAAGCGCTCGCTGCCATTGGCCAAAGTCGCTTGATGCAGGCTTATGACCATATCTTTGCTCAAAATGATTTGATGACCGCTCAAATGCTAGTGACGCGAGATGACATTCAAAATCGCCATAACTATGTTTCTATTGCCAATACATTAAAGCAGCTGATTAATTGGAATATTACCCCTATTATTAATGAGAACAATGCCATCTCAATCGAAGCGACGGCCATTGGTGATAATGATACTTTGGCAGCTTTGATTGCGAGTCAAGCTCAGGCGGACCTGCTGGTGCTACTAACGAGTGTAGATGGGTTAATTGATTATAAAAACAATCAAGTGATTGAAGTCGTGACGAATATTGACAAAGAGGCTTCTGAGCTGGTGCGTCAAGAAAAAACTTCGCTGGGCACGGGGGGGATGGCAACGAAGTTGCAAGCGGCGCGTATTGTGAATGAATCAGGAATTGCGATGTTAATTGCGAATGGCAAGCAACCTCATGTGATGACGGATTTATTGCAGGGAATCAATATTGGGACACTTTTTTGTCCGAGAAAAAAGAGTTTATATGGTAAAAAGTCATGGATTGCTTTTGGTGCAGATTGTAAGGGTGAGATTCATATTGATCGTGGTGCACAGGCGGCGGTGTGCCAACGTGGTAAAAGTTTATTAGCTTCAGGCGTGACGCAAGTGGTACAGAACTTTTCTCGAGGGGATACTGTGGCGCTATTTTGTGAGGGGCAGATGATTGCTCGGGGTATTGTTCATTATTCATCATCAGAGCTTGAACAAGTCAGAGGTTGTCAGGTGAGTCAAATCGATGAACGATTCTCAGGTGAATTGCCTGCAGAAGTGATTCACCGTGATAACTTAGCGTTATTGTAA
- a CDS encoding glutamate-5-semialdehyde dehydrogenase: protein MMETKIQELARQAKQSSYQLATLSTEVKNDVLNSLRKNLINHSENLLVANKKDLNYAKDQDQSSAFIDRLTLNHDRIIAMADALTTIIELEDPNQRILESQTISNGLILEKTSTPLGVIAMIYESRPNVTIDAAALCFKSGNAVILKGGKEAIHSNRALHRVIVEALKEHSLSEVCVQFIDHTERAATHALLQQVDFIDVVIPRGGKNLIKAITEQSQLPVIKHLDGICHIYIDQAADMDMAEQIIINAKCQRPGVCNAMETLLIHQDIAKKVLPRFVEMLKEQGVRLKGCEQSCKIISNLEQASEEDWSTEYLDLILSIKIVKNTNAAIHHINYYGSGHSDSIVTEDKGCAEQFLQQVDSAAVYHNASTRFTDGEVFGKGAEIGISTDKLHARGPVGLKELTSYKYLIRGTGQIRD from the coding sequence ATGATGGAAACCAAAATTCAAGAGCTTGCCAGGCAAGCGAAGCAGTCAAGCTATCAGCTTGCTACATTAAGCACGGAAGTGAAAAATGATGTGCTTAACTCTCTTAGAAAAAATCTTATTAATCATAGTGAAAATTTATTAGTAGCGAATAAAAAAGATTTAAATTACGCAAAAGATCAGGACCAAAGCTCTGCCTTTATTGATCGGTTAACTTTAAATCATGATCGTATTATCGCTATGGCTGATGCTTTGACTACCATCATAGAGTTAGAAGATCCAAATCAGCGTATTCTTGAAAGCCAGACAATAAGTAATGGTTTAATCCTAGAGAAAACTTCGACGCCTTTGGGAGTGATTGCGATGATTTATGAGTCTCGCCCCAATGTGACGATTGATGCTGCAGCATTATGTTTTAAGTCGGGCAATGCTGTGATCTTAAAGGGAGGTAAGGAGGCGATTCACAGTAACCGTGCTTTACACCGTGTGATTGTCGAGGCTTTAAAAGAGCATAGCCTGTCAGAGGTGTGTGTGCAGTTTATTGATCATACCGAGCGCGCAGCAACGCATGCCCTATTGCAGCAAGTTGACTTTATTGATGTGGTGATTCCTCGTGGAGGCAAAAACTTAATCAAAGCCATTACCGAACAAAGCCAGTTGCCAGTGATTAAGCATCTGGATGGTATTTGTCATATTTATATTGACCAAGCGGCGGATATGGATATGGCCGAACAGATTATTATTAATGCGAAGTGTCAGCGTCCAGGTGTCTGTAATGCGATGGAAACTTTATTGATTCACCAAGATATTGCCAAAAAGGTGTTGCCTCGCTTTGTTGAAATGTTAAAAGAGCAAGGAGTGCGACTAAAAGGTTGCGAGCAAAGCTGTAAAATTATTTCAAATTTAGAGCAAGCGAGCGAAGAAGATTGGTCGACCGAATATTTAGACTTAATTTTGTCGATTAAAATTGTGAAAAATACTAATGCGGCAATACATCATATTAATTATTATGGATCAGGACATTCGGATAGCATTGTGACTGAGGATAAGGGCTGTGCAGAGCAATTTTTGCAACAAGTTGATTCTGCTGCGGTGTATCATAATGCCTCAACACGCTTTACCGATGGCGAGGTATTTGGTAAGGGTGCTGAAATTGGCATTAGCACCGATAAGCTTCATGCACGTGGGCCGGTGGGGTTGAAAGAACTCACTAGCTATAAATACCTTATTCGTGGTACGGGGCAAATACGAGATTAA
- a CDS encoding LysE family translocator has translation MSIADILTFASLVFFLAIIPGPNALLILQTSLSQDKKQAYANIFGITLAFYIHASISAFGLSYLFSTSSLAFNILKWLGVAYLIWLGATNLHSALKTRLHTNTSISAEKQAKNLCNNFVKGLLTNLLNPKIILFYLAIFPQFVHHSALLKDSLVLGSLHAFIVASWFILVVALAGQFKNRLNAPRSKSWLKGISGSLFIGFGIKLALLSR, from the coding sequence ATGTCTATTGCCGACATTCTCACTTTCGCCAGCCTCGTCTTCTTTCTGGCAATTATTCCAGGCCCAAACGCACTGCTTATTCTACAAACCTCTTTAAGCCAAGACAAAAAGCAAGCCTATGCAAATATCTTTGGCATCACTCTCGCCTTTTATATCCATGCCTCTATTTCAGCCTTTGGCTTAAGCTACCTATTTTCCACATCAAGTCTTGCTTTTAATATTCTAAAGTGGCTGGGTGTGGCTTACCTCATCTGGCTAGGCGCAACAAACCTACACAGCGCTCTTAAAACAAGACTCCATACAAACACTTCAATATCAGCCGAGAAACAGGCTAAGAACCTGTGCAATAACTTTGTTAAAGGCCTACTCACCAACTTACTTAACCCCAAGATTATCTTATTTTACTTAGCAATATTTCCACAATTTGTTCACCACTCAGCTTTGCTCAAAGATAGCTTGGTTCTAGGTAGCCTCCATGCCTTCATCGTCGCCAGCTGGTTTATTCTTGTGGTTGCCCTCGCTGGGCAATTCAAAAACAGACTCAACGCCCCTCGCAGCAAATCTTGGCTAAAAGGCATCAGTGGCAGCTTATTTATTGGCTTTGGAATCAAGCTCGCTCTATTAAGCCGTTAA
- a CDS encoding VOC family protein encodes MIKSYDHLTIAVTNLESAKEFFQILGFETTHDLVIEGEPFSTFMDIKNLKAQHVTLKHQAANVEIQLLYFYSPEPQTDPHIGRLDKLGYNHLCFGVKDIEAVVETLKTKKIKILSHIMTFNSRKLVYIRGPEGVVIELAEWLN; translated from the coding sequence ATGATTAAAAGTTATGACCATCTGACTATTGCCGTGACCAATTTAGAAAGTGCTAAAGAATTTTTCCAAATTTTGGGTTTTGAAACCACTCATGATTTAGTCATTGAAGGCGAACCCTTTTCCACCTTTATGGACATAAAAAACCTCAAAGCTCAACACGTTACCCTAAAGCACCAGGCAGCTAACGTTGAAATTCAATTGCTGTACTTCTATAGCCCCGAGCCACAAACTGACCCACATATCGGCCGTTTGGACAAGCTTGGCTACAACCATTTATGTTTTGGGGTTAAAGATATTGAAGCGGTCGTCGAAACATTAAAAACTAAGAAGATCAAAATACTCAGCCATATCATGACATTCAACAGCCGCAAACTCGTTTATATCCGTGGCCCCGAGGGCGTCGTGATTGAGCTTGCAGAGTGGTTAAACTAA
- a CDS encoding Spy/CpxP family protein refolding chaperone, producing MKKVFFMVFLLASMFVCTGAFAASPLTSSFTQSDRSMPPLLSLFRQLQLTVPQRQQIIGIIRGLREKNYAKIEEYNKNNSKLLHLTLSDKYSSKNTQAIVEKQSKLFEVIALNQVHANRKIYAILTDEQKQSLKDHAVLLQLIDS from the coding sequence ATGAAAAAAGTATTTTTTATGGTTTTTTTATTGGCAAGTATGTTTGTATGCACAGGAGCATTTGCTGCTTCTCCTTTAACTTCGTCATTCACTCAAAGTGATCGTTCGATGCCGCCCCTATTGAGCCTTTTTCGCCAATTACAACTAACAGTGCCGCAGCGGCAGCAGATAATTGGTATTATTCGGGGGCTTCGGGAGAAGAACTATGCCAAAATTGAAGAGTACAATAAAAATAATAGCAAGTTGCTCCACTTGACTCTTAGTGATAAGTACTCGTCAAAAAACACGCAAGCCATTGTTGAGAAACAAAGCAAGCTCTTTGAAGTTATTGCATTAAATCAAGTACATGCTAATAGAAAAATTTATGCTATATTAACAGATGAGCAAAAACAGTCGCTTAAAGATCATGCCGTATTACTTCAGTTAATTGACTCTTAA
- a CDS encoding amidohydrolase family protein, with the protein MKIFDSHNHIWECKGEHFSWITEEMSIIKRDFSIDDLLMLSEENNVQYNLLVQAVPEVWETEKLLAVAEQNERIAGVIGWVDVAKGRAVIADIKKLIEQSDKLCGIRYMSQGIVPEHLIQEKFVEGVRSVGQLGLIYELLVNESQLEYVEKLISLCPDVLFVLNHIAKPDIKQGRIKAWSKAIENIARFQNVHCKLSGMVTEADLKNMET; encoded by the coding sequence ATGAAAATTTTTGATAGCCATAACCATATATGGGAATGCAAAGGGGAGCATTTTTCCTGGATTACAGAGGAGATGAGTATAATCAAGCGAGATTTCTCGATCGATGACCTCCTTATGCTATCAGAAGAAAATAATGTTCAATATAACCTATTAGTACAGGCTGTGCCGGAAGTTTGGGAGACGGAAAAATTACTCGCTGTTGCGGAGCAAAATGAAAGGATCGCTGGAGTCATTGGTTGGGTTGATGTGGCTAAGGGCCGTGCTGTTATTGCAGATATAAAAAAATTGATCGAGCAAAGCGATAAATTATGTGGCATTCGTTATATGTCCCAAGGGATTGTGCCTGAGCATCTTATCCAGGAAAAGTTTGTTGAAGGTGTGCGAAGTGTTGGCCAGCTTGGTCTTATTTATGAGTTATTAGTGAACGAAAGTCAGCTTGAGTATGTTGAGAAGCTGATAAGTTTATGCCCAGATGTACTGTTTGTGCTTAACCATATTGCAAAGCCTGATATTAAACAAGGGAGAATTAAAGCATGGAGTAAAGCCATTGAAAATATTGCGCGTTTTCAAAATGTTCATTGCAAGCTTTCTGGTATGGTGACAGAAGCTGATTTGAAAAATATGGAAACCTGA
- a CDS encoding amidohydrolase family protein: MNNFGDERVMYGSDYPVCLLAATYQDVLKLVVSWFNSNPQFSMEKVLFNNAESIYLNREYSNKK; this comes from the coding sequence ATGAATAACTTTGGTGATGAGCGGGTTATGTATGGTTCAGATTATCCAGTTTGCTTGCTAGCAGCAACATATCAAGATGTGCTTAAGCTAGTCGTTTCTTGGTTTAATAGTAACCCTCAATTTTCAATGGAAAAAGTGTTGTTCAACAATGCTGAATCTATTTATTTAAATAGAGAATATAGTAATAAGAAATAG
- a CDS encoding copper chaperone PCu(A)C, protein MLKTLNKAIILSTSLAFALTSFATSKDYQVALKQEGQVAAKVVTVEKVRIANQNLKVHDNVAVTALISNNSDQSHEIISAYSPVAEIIQLHKTDGAIMKQLNNITLAPHETLALNQNKDHIMLINLKKDLTNKEPVPLFIEFKDGSWLKTIIT, encoded by the coding sequence ATGCTTAAAACCCTTAACAAAGCAATAATTCTATCAACAAGCCTAGCATTTGCACTGACCAGCTTTGCTACCTCCAAAGATTACCAAGTTGCTCTTAAACAAGAAGGGCAAGTTGCCGCAAAAGTTGTTACGGTAGAAAAAGTACGCATTGCTAATCAAAACTTAAAAGTCCACGACAATGTTGCTGTTACTGCCCTTATCAGTAATAACAGTGACCAGTCCCATGAAATTATTTCAGCTTACAGCCCTGTTGCTGAGATAATACAACTGCATAAAACTGATGGGGCCATTATGAAACAACTTAATAATATCACCTTAGCGCCACACGAAACACTTGCACTCAACCAAAATAAAGATCACATTATGCTCATCAACCTTAAAAAAGATCTGACAAATAAAGAGCCAGTCCCATTATTCATAGAGTTTAAAGATGGCAGTTGGCTAAAGACTATAATCACTTAA